The proteins below come from a single Azospirillum sp. B510 genomic window:
- a CDS encoding OsmC family protein, protein MSTLNEYLVQKRIAHQAIKERIAQPGFEPPPLSARVSAEGRSGIRRIRIRDHQVISDAPPNFAGYNLGPTSPELQLGVLGSCVTHITLIQAAELGVPLDSLEVEVEGVFDPRGGKPGFEHIPVYPQNLRYTIHIVSPASAEAIAELHETVERTCPILNLLRHPQEVVSTISHRQPETAEAAA, encoded by the coding sequence ATGAGCACGCTCAACGAGTATCTGGTCCAGAAGCGCATCGCCCATCAGGCGATCAAGGAACGGATCGCGCAGCCCGGCTTCGAGCCGCCGCCCCTGTCGGCCCGCGTCAGCGCCGAGGGGCGCAGCGGCATCCGCCGCATCCGCATCCGTGACCATCAGGTGATCAGCGACGCCCCGCCCAACTTCGCCGGCTACAATCTGGGACCGACCTCGCCGGAATTGCAACTCGGTGTGCTGGGCAGCTGCGTCACCCACATCACCCTGATCCAGGCCGCCGAACTGGGCGTGCCGCTGGACAGCCTGGAGGTCGAGGTGGAAGGCGTGTTCGATCCGCGCGGCGGCAAGCCGGGTTTCGAACATATCCCAGTCTATCCGCAGAACCTGCGCTACACCATCCACATCGTCTCCCCCGCCAGCGCCGAGGCCATTGCGGAGCTTCACGAGACGGTGGAACGGACCTGCCCGATCCTGAACCTGCTGCGCCACCCGCAGGAGGTCGTCTCCACCATCTCCCACCGGCAGCCGGAAACGGCGGAAGCCGCCGCCTGA
- a CDS encoding PLP-dependent transferase produces the protein MDAWISQLPLFLYRVSVFITEFHERNCTAFGFPSMTDHPSNRGRWSGLSTRAIHLGYDPASEQGALTPPVFMTSTYAFETAEDGAALFRGEKDGYIYGRTKNPTQSVLEARIADLEGAEAGLVSCELDGGLEAGIRFMNRLVLATRAVSLGDAETLVQHPASMTHATYGAEERARHGIADGLIRLSIGLENLPDIREDILQALDAVTQTRGAVKSPLQEVRP, from the coding sequence ATGGATGCGTGGATTTCACAGTTGCCCTTATTTCTCTATCGTGTAAGTGTGTTTATAACAGAGTTTCACGAACGAAACTGCACTGCCTTCGGATTTCCATCCATGACCGATCATCCGTCGAACCGTGGCCGTTGGAGTGGCCTGTCCACCCGCGCCATCCATCTCGGCTATGACCCGGCGAGCGAACAGGGCGCACTGACCCCGCCGGTCTTCATGACCTCCACCTACGCCTTCGAAACGGCGGAGGACGGGGCGGCGCTGTTCCGCGGCGAAAAGGACGGCTACATCTACGGCCGGACGAAGAACCCGACACAGTCGGTGCTGGAGGCCCGCATCGCCGACCTTGAGGGGGCGGAGGCCGGGCTGGTCTCCTGCGAACTCGACGGCGGGCTGGAGGCCGGCATCCGCTTCATGAACCGGCTGGTGCTGGCAACCCGCGCGGTCAGCCTGGGCGACGCGGAAACCCTGGTGCAGCACCCGGCCAGCATGACCCACGCCACATACGGCGCGGAGGAACGCGCCCGCCACGGCATCGCCGACGGGCTGATCCGCCTGTCCATCGGCCTGGAGAACCTGCCGGACATCCGCGAGGACATCCTCCAGGCGCTCGACGCCGTCACCCAGACGCGCGGCGCCGTCAAATCCCCCTTGCAAGAGGTGCGTCCATGA
- a CDS encoding aminotransferase: protein MVNSVFHGTRTSVFETMSRLAAEHGAINLGQGFPEGIEATEVIEAAGRALRDGPHQYPPTLGLPALRQAVAVANRRFWNIEADWATEVLVTSGATEALADCFFGLLEPGDEVLVFQPAYDCYGVLLRRAGAFPVPIRLEPPHWELPRQRILDAITPRTRAILLNTPMNPNGKIFSLAELGFLAGLLERHDLIAICDEVYEHLTFDGRAHVPLYTLPEAQGRCLRIGSAGKTFSVTGWKVGYVTAPAALLEPVARAHQYLTFATPPHLQNAVAFGLGLDESYFQGLQATLQHNRDQLAGGLRALGFNVLDCGATYFLCVDIGDLGRHGDGGGDDFAFCRRLVAESGVAAVPVSSFYAERDMTSLIRLCFAKRLPLLHQALERLADWRKRAGAV, encoded by the coding sequence ATGGTGAATTCAGTGTTCCACGGCACGCGCACGTCGGTGTTCGAGACGATGTCGCGGCTGGCTGCCGAGCATGGCGCGATCAATCTCGGGCAGGGCTTCCCCGAAGGCATTGAGGCGACGGAGGTGATCGAGGCGGCGGGACGGGCCCTGCGTGACGGTCCCCACCAATATCCGCCGACCCTGGGTCTGCCGGCCCTGCGCCAGGCGGTGGCGGTGGCGAACCGCCGCTTCTGGAACATCGAGGCCGATTGGGCGACCGAAGTGCTGGTGACCTCCGGTGCGACCGAGGCGCTGGCCGACTGCTTCTTCGGGTTGCTGGAACCGGGCGACGAGGTGCTGGTCTTCCAGCCGGCCTACGACTGTTACGGCGTGCTGCTGCGCCGTGCCGGGGCGTTTCCGGTGCCGATCCGGCTGGAGCCGCCGCATTGGGAACTGCCGCGCCAGCGCATTCTCGACGCCATCACGCCACGGACGCGGGCGATCCTGCTGAACACGCCGATGAATCCGAATGGCAAGATCTTCAGCCTGGCGGAATTGGGCTTCCTGGCCGGGCTGCTGGAGCGCCACGACCTGATCGCCATCTGCGACGAGGTCTACGAACATCTGACCTTCGACGGCCGTGCCCATGTGCCGCTCTACACGCTGCCGGAAGCGCAGGGCCGCTGCCTGCGCATCGGATCCGCCGGCAAGACCTTCTCCGTCACCGGCTGGAAGGTCGGTTATGTCACCGCGCCGGCGGCGCTGCTGGAGCCGGTCGCCCGCGCCCACCAGTATCTGACCTTCGCGACACCGCCCCATCTCCAGAATGCCGTCGCCTTCGGGCTTGGGCTGGACGAGTCCTATTTCCAGGGCTTGCAGGCGACTTTGCAGCACAACCGCGACCAGCTCGCCGGCGGGCTGCGCGCGTTGGGTTTCAATGTGCTTGACTGCGGCGCGACCTATTTCCTGTGCGTCGATATCGGAGATCTCGGCCGCCACGGGGATGGGGGCGGCGACGATTTCGCCTTCTGCCGCCGTCTGGTCGCCGAATCGGGCGTCGCCGCCGTGCCGGTCAGCAGCTTCTATGCAGAACGCGACATGACCTCGTTGATCCGCCTGTGCTTCGCCAAACGGTTGCCGCTGCTGCATCAGGCGTTGGAGCGGCTTGCCGATTGGCGCAAGCGCGCCGGGGCCGTCTGA
- a CDS encoding molybdopterin-dependent oxidoreductase: MGGGDILTATHWGVYRPRVADGRLTALDPPPWDKAPSAIGRSMVDGIDAPARIRRPAVREGFLRHGPASRDGRGREAFVEVWWDEALDLAAGELDRVRRDHGNAAIFGGSYGWASAGRFHHAQSQLHRFLNCIGGYTAHSDTYSLGAGRVLMPRILASMDDLMLSHTAWTSLEKHCELFVAFGGLPARNAQVGSGGASDHLVKPALGRLAAAGVRFVNVNPVRHDLDDVPGAEWIAIRPGTDTAFMLGLAHTLVADGLADGDFLARCTVGYDDFHRYLTGETDGLAKDARWAAAIAGVAEETIVTLAHRMAGSRTMMNLAWSLQRAVHGEQPFWMGVTLAAMLGQIGTPGGGLGVGYSVMNTMGSGRRRVTGPRLPQGRNPVDTAIPVARIADMLLNPGASYRYNGQTRRYPDIRLVHWAGGNAFHHHQDINRLVRAWRRPETIIVQDPFWTAQAKFADIVLPATTALERDDIGGATGDRFLVWMARALDPVGEARDDHAILAGLAGRLGVERDFTGGLTTEEWLERLYEECRFNAPVPLPDFRSFLAAGLAEIPLVEPEKVLLQAFRADPDGSPLPTPSGRIEIGSAAIAGFGLPDCPGHPVWRAPAEHPGLAGDDGPLHLLSCQPATRLHSQYDHGAVSRENKISGREPIRIHPDDAAARGIGDGDVVRVFNRRGAFLAGAVLTDGIRPGVLQIATGAWYDPVDPATDGSLDAHGNPNMVTPDTGTSDLAQGCSAQSALVEVERFTGPLPAIRAFQPPRFVSRP; this comes from the coding sequence ATGGGCGGCGGAGACATATTAACCGCCACTCATTGGGGCGTCTACCGGCCGCGGGTGGCGGACGGCAGGCTGACCGCGCTGGACCCGCCCCCGTGGGATAAGGCGCCGTCGGCCATCGGCCGGTCGATGGTGGACGGGATCGACGCCCCCGCCCGCATCCGCCGCCCGGCGGTGCGCGAAGGCTTCCTGCGCCATGGTCCCGCATCGCGCGACGGGCGCGGACGCGAGGCGTTCGTCGAGGTGTGGTGGGACGAGGCGCTCGACCTCGCGGCCGGCGAGCTTGACAGGGTGCGGCGTGACCATGGCAACGCCGCCATCTTCGGCGGCTCCTATGGCTGGGCCAGCGCCGGCCGCTTCCACCATGCCCAGAGCCAGCTCCACCGCTTCCTCAATTGCATCGGCGGCTACACGGCGCACAGCGACACCTACAGCTTAGGCGCCGGACGGGTGCTGATGCCGCGCATCCTGGCGTCGATGGACGACCTGATGCTGTCGCACACCGCCTGGACCAGCCTGGAAAAGCATTGCGAGCTGTTCGTCGCCTTCGGCGGCCTGCCCGCCCGCAACGCGCAGGTCGGATCGGGCGGAGCCAGCGATCATCTGGTCAAGCCGGCGCTGGGCCGGCTGGCGGCGGCCGGCGTGCGCTTCGTCAATGTCAACCCGGTGCGCCACGACCTCGACGACGTGCCCGGGGCGGAATGGATCGCCATCCGGCCCGGCACCGACACCGCCTTCATGCTTGGCCTCGCCCACACGCTGGTGGCGGACGGGCTGGCGGACGGCGATTTCCTTGCCCGCTGTACCGTCGGCTATGACGATTTCCACCGTTACTTGACCGGCGAGACGGACGGTCTCGCCAAGGACGCTCGCTGGGCCGCCGCCATCGCCGGCGTGGCCGAGGAGACCATCGTGACGCTGGCCCACCGGATGGCCGGCAGCCGGACCATGATGAACCTCGCCTGGTCGCTGCAACGGGCGGTGCATGGCGAACAGCCCTTCTGGATGGGAGTGACGCTGGCGGCGATGCTGGGCCAGATCGGCACGCCCGGCGGCGGGTTGGGGGTGGGCTATTCGGTGATGAACACCATGGGATCGGGCCGGCGCCGGGTAACCGGGCCGCGGCTGCCGCAGGGGCGCAACCCGGTAGACACCGCCATCCCGGTCGCCCGCATCGCCGACATGCTGCTGAATCCCGGCGCCTCCTACCGCTACAACGGGCAGACGCGGCGCTATCCCGACATCAGGCTGGTCCATTGGGCCGGCGGCAACGCCTTCCACCACCATCAGGATATCAACCGGCTGGTCCGGGCATGGCGGCGGCCGGAGACAATCATCGTCCAGGACCCATTTTGGACCGCCCAGGCGAAATTCGCCGACATCGTTCTGCCGGCGACCACCGCGCTGGAACGCGACGACATCGGCGGCGCCACCGGCGACCGCTTCCTGGTGTGGATGGCCCGCGCCCTCGATCCGGTCGGCGAGGCACGCGACGACCACGCCATCCTCGCCGGGCTCGCAGGCCGGCTGGGGGTGGAGCGCGACTTTACCGGCGGGCTGACCACCGAGGAATGGCTGGAACGGCTCTATGAGGAATGCCGGTTCAACGCCCCGGTGCCGCTGCCGGATTTCCGCAGCTTCCTGGCGGCCGGGCTGGCCGAGATCCCCCTGGTCGAGCCGGAGAAGGTCCTTCTGCAAGCCTTCCGCGCCGATCCGGACGGATCGCCGCTGCCCACCCCGTCGGGCCGGATCGAGATCGGCTCCGCCGCCATCGCCGGTTTCGGCCTGCCCGATTGCCCCGGCCATCCGGTGTGGCGCGCCCCGGCGGAGCATCCGGGGCTGGCCGGCGACGACGGCCCGCTGCATCTGCTGTCCTGCCAGCCGGCGACCCGCCTGCACAGCCAGTACGACCATGGCGCGGTCAGCCGGGAGAACAAGATTTCCGGTCGGGAACCGATCCGCATCCATCCCGACGACGCGGCGGCGCGCGGCATCGGCGATGGCGACGTGGTGCGGGTGTTCAACCGGCGCGGCGCCTTCCTGGCCGGTGCGGTGCTAACCGATGGCATCCGGCCCGGCGTGCTCCAGATCGCCACTGGCGCCTGGTACGACCCGGTGGACCCGGCTACAGACGGCAGCCTCGACGCCCACGGCAATCCCAACATGGTGACACCCGACACCGGCACCTCGGATCTCGCCCAGGGCTGTTCGGCCCAGAGCGCCCTGGTGGAGGTCGAGCGCTTCACCGGCCCGTTGCCGGCGATCCGCGCCTTCCAGCCGCCACGCTTCGTCAGCCGGCCATGA
- a CDS encoding NrtA/SsuA/CpmA family ABC transporter substrate-binding protein, which translates to MTDPFRPVTTTRRAFLARSLIGAGAAGLAAGFDPLAGTLPAARAATPSTAGRNTDTIRLTWGFSGLAFIAKERGELEKTLAKDGIKVDWIGPFPNHAPTLQAVTGGTADFSFGGSTTPALAAIIAGSPLVFSLFLNYAPRTTAIIARDGSGIDKVTDLVGKSVAVNRSGLGEFLLVAALEKHGVDRSKVNFVYLNPPDAAPALASGKVDAWSMWSPGVDIARLEYKAHDIFQEERDLDFQIDFTSYLTRRRFAQENPDLIRALNAAFTAEAAWASANTVEAETIIQAKAGYRDEIRDGYIALKRQYRLYPVSDTAFVGDLQKAADWLVARRILPEPVRVADHLAAL; encoded by the coding sequence ATGACCGACCCGTTCCGCCCAGTCACCACCACCCGCCGCGCCTTCCTCGCCCGCTCGCTGATCGGCGCCGGGGCCGCCGGCCTCGCCGCGGGCTTCGATCCGTTGGCCGGCACTTTGCCGGCTGCCCGAGCTGCCACCCCGAGCACGGCCGGCCGCAACACCGACACCATCCGCCTGACCTGGGGCTTCTCCGGTCTGGCCTTCATCGCCAAGGAGCGGGGAGAGCTGGAGAAGACCCTGGCGAAGGACGGCATCAAGGTGGACTGGATCGGCCCCTTTCCCAACCATGCGCCGACCTTGCAGGCGGTGACCGGCGGCACCGCCGATTTCAGCTTCGGCGGCAGCACCACCCCGGCGCTGGCCGCCATCATCGCCGGCTCGCCGCTGGTCTTCAGCCTGTTCCTGAACTACGCCCCGCGCACCACGGCGATCATCGCAAGGGACGGCTCCGGCATCGACAAGGTCACCGATCTGGTCGGCAAATCGGTCGCGGTCAACCGCTCCGGCCTCGGCGAGTTCCTGCTGGTGGCGGCGCTGGAGAAGCACGGCGTCGACCGCTCGAAGGTCAATTTCGTCTATCTCAACCCTCCCGACGCCGCCCCGGCGCTGGCATCGGGCAAGGTGGACGCCTGGTCGATGTGGAGCCCCGGCGTCGACATCGCCCGGCTGGAATACAAGGCGCACGACATCTTCCAGGAGGAGCGCGACCTCGATTTCCAGATCGATTTCACCAGCTACCTGACCCGCCGCCGCTTCGCGCAGGAGAACCCGGACCTGATCCGCGCCCTGAACGCGGCCTTCACCGCCGAAGCGGCCTGGGCGTCGGCCAACACGGTGGAGGCGGAGACCATCATCCAGGCCAAAGCCGGCTATCGCGACGAGATCCGCGATGGCTACATCGCACTGAAGCGGCAGTACCGCCTTTATCCGGTCAGCGACACCGCCTTCGTCGGCGACCTCCAGAAGGCGGCCGACTGGCTGGTCGCCCGCCGCATCCTGCCGGAGCCGGTCAGGGTCGCCGACCATCTGGCGGCGCTGTGA
- a CDS encoding ABC transporter ATP-binding protein yields the protein MSDRQGSAQHVPDAEPAVTVTGLRRAYGRRVVIDALDLRIERGEFVALLGESGCGKTTLLRALAGLDPIQGGRIEAPGKPAVVFQEPRLLPWDSLWRNVSLGLPEHGAREAAAAALAEVGLGNRLDDWPRTLSGGQAQRVALARALVQEPELLLLDEPFAALDALTRIRMHGLVKELVTHHRPGVLLVTHDVDEAIRLADRILVMRDGAIAAEHLPETAADPLRFRALLLAELGVQGTAAA from the coding sequence ATGAGCGACCGTCAGGGGAGCGCCCAACACGTCCCGGACGCCGAGCCTGCCGTCACCGTCACCGGCCTGCGCCGGGCCTATGGCCGCCGCGTGGTGATCGACGCGCTGGATTTGCGCATCGAGCGTGGCGAGTTCGTCGCCCTGCTGGGCGAGAGCGGCTGCGGCAAGACCACGCTGCTGCGGGCGCTGGCCGGGCTGGACCCGATCCAGGGCGGCCGCATCGAAGCCCCCGGCAAGCCGGCGGTGGTGTTCCAGGAGCCGCGCCTGCTGCCCTGGGACAGCCTGTGGCGCAACGTCTCGCTCGGCCTGCCGGAGCACGGCGCGCGCGAGGCCGCGGCGGCGGCGCTGGCCGAGGTCGGGCTCGGCAACCGGCTGGACGACTGGCCGCGCACCCTGTCCGGCGGTCAGGCCCAGCGCGTGGCGCTGGCGAGGGCGCTGGTGCAGGAGCCGGAACTGCTGCTGCTCGACGAGCCCTTCGCGGCACTGGATGCCCTAACCCGCATCCGCATGCACGGGCTGGTCAAGGAGCTGGTGACCCACCATCGGCCGGGCGTCCTGCTGGTGACCCATGACGTGGATGAGGCGATCCGGCTGGCCGATCGCATCCTGGTGATGCGGGACGGTGCCATCGCTGCCGAACATCTGCCGGAGACCGCCGCCGATCCCCTACGCTTCCGCGCGCTGCTGCTGGCCGAACTGGGCGTGCAGGGAACCGCCGCCGCCTGA
- a CDS encoding ABC transporter permease subunit yields the protein MSSLDSSFGARRAATPEAPAAAKRVRRPISDGQHRIGTRAHVALSWIAPLLLLAVWEGLARNGWIEPQVLPAPSKVVATASKLALHGTLLRDLGTSLLRAAAGFAIGGGIGFALGTLVGFSRLAEALVDRSVQMIRAIPFLALLPLVIVWFGVGEGQKIFLVSLGVAFPVYINTTLGIRQVDPKLLELGRVRGLSTALLIRRIVLPGALPSILTGVRYALATAWLALVVAETIGAQAGLGFLAMDAREFLRTDVIVLTIVIYALIGVLADSLARLLERRLLAWHPNYGAAR from the coding sequence ATGAGCAGCCTCGACAGCAGTTTCGGCGCCCGCCGTGCCGCCACGCCGGAAGCCCCGGCCGCCGCGAAACGGGTGCGCCGCCCGATTTCCGACGGACAGCACCGCATCGGAACGAGAGCCCATGTCGCCCTGTCCTGGATCGCACCGCTTCTGCTGCTGGCGGTGTGGGAGGGGCTGGCCCGCAACGGCTGGATCGAGCCGCAGGTGCTGCCGGCGCCCAGCAAGGTGGTGGCGACCGCGTCGAAGCTGGCGCTGCACGGCACGTTGCTGCGCGACCTCGGTACCAGCCTGCTGCGGGCGGCGGCCGGCTTCGCCATCGGCGGCGGCATCGGCTTCGCGCTCGGCACGCTGGTCGGATTCTCCCGGCTGGCCGAGGCGCTGGTCGACCGCAGCGTGCAGATGATCCGCGCCATCCCCTTCCTGGCGCTGCTGCCGCTGGTGATCGTCTGGTTCGGCGTCGGCGAGGGGCAGAAAATCTTCCTGGTCTCGCTGGGCGTCGCCTTCCCGGTCTACATCAACACCACGCTCGGCATCCGGCAGGTCGATCCCAAGCTGCTGGAGTTGGGCCGGGTGCGCGGCCTGTCCACCGCCCTGCTGATCCGCCGGATCGTCCTGCCGGGCGCCCTGCCGTCCATCCTCACCGGCGTCCGCTATGCGCTGGCGACGGCATGGCTGGCGTTGGTGGTGGCGGAGACCATCGGCGCGCAGGCCGGGCTGGGCTTCCTCGCCATGGACGCGCGCGAGTTCCTGCGCACCGATGTGATCGTGCTGACCATCGTCATCTACGCCCTGATCGGCGTGCTGGCCGACAGCCTGGCCCGGCTGCTGGAGCGCCGCCTGCTGGCCTGGCATCCCAATTACGGAGCCGCCCGATGA
- a CDS encoding LLM class flavin-dependent oxidoreductase has product MHLALFCTEAGMHAGGWRHPDAGAARPFDFGFYRELALKAEAAKLDMLFVADKLGLDDLYGGGVAATVARRPNARPEPLTLIAALAGATARIGLGATVSTSYSEPYHVARMVATIDHLSGGRAAWNAVTSVSDSEARNFGRAAHLDHASRYERADEFIDVVRKLWDSWEEDAIQPDKDSGRFADDRRVHYIDHEGRHFRVRGPLNVERPPQGHPVVIQAGVSGTFQDIATRQADLVFTVQPDLNSAKRAYAAFKAQVAANGRPPGSVKVLPGLMPIVGRGDAEAEDIRAELRDLIDPVAGLTFMSGSMNYDLSRHPLDGPFPDLRDVITGSRGRFQRVIADALERGATVAEVGAAYVESLSFAVAAGSPKTVADILEQWVTEQAADGFVLMPPYLPGGVDGFLTLVVPELQRRGLFRREYSGATLRDHLGLDRPASRYA; this is encoded by the coding sequence ATGCATCTGGCTCTGTTCTGCACCGAGGCCGGGATGCACGCCGGCGGCTGGCGTCACCCCGACGCCGGCGCCGCGCGCCCGTTCGACTTCGGCTTCTACCGCGAGCTGGCGCTGAAGGCCGAAGCCGCCAAGCTCGACATGCTGTTCGTCGCCGACAAGCTCGGTCTCGACGATCTCTATGGCGGCGGGGTGGCGGCCACCGTCGCCCGCCGGCCCAACGCGCGGCCCGAACCGCTGACGCTGATCGCAGCGCTGGCCGGCGCCACCGCCCGGATCGGGCTGGGCGCCACGGTGTCGACCAGCTATTCGGAGCCCTATCATGTCGCCCGCATGGTCGCGACCATCGACCATCTCAGCGGCGGACGGGCGGCCTGGAACGCCGTGACGTCGGTCAGCGACAGCGAAGCCCGCAATTTCGGACGCGCCGCCCACCTCGACCACGCCAGCCGCTATGAGCGCGCCGACGAGTTCATCGACGTGGTGCGCAAGCTGTGGGACAGCTGGGAAGAGGACGCGATCCAGCCGGACAAGGATTCCGGCCGCTTCGCCGACGACCGCCGCGTCCATTACATCGACCATGAGGGCCGCCATTTCCGCGTCCGCGGCCCGCTGAACGTCGAACGGCCGCCGCAGGGCCATCCTGTCGTCATCCAGGCCGGCGTGTCCGGCACCTTCCAGGACATCGCCACCCGTCAGGCCGATCTTGTCTTCACGGTGCAGCCCGATCTCAACAGCGCCAAGCGGGCCTATGCCGCCTTCAAGGCCCAGGTCGCCGCCAACGGGCGCCCGCCCGGCAGCGTCAAGGTTCTGCCAGGCCTCATGCCCATCGTCGGACGCGGCGATGCCGAGGCCGAGGACATCCGCGCCGAGCTGCGCGACCTGATCGATCCGGTCGCCGGCCTGACCTTCATGTCCGGCAGCATGAACTACGACCTGTCGCGCCATCCGCTGGACGGCCCCTTCCCCGATCTGCGCGACGTCATCACCGGCAGCCGCGGGCGTTTCCAGCGGGTGATCGCCGACGCGCTGGAGCGCGGCGCCACCGTTGCCGAGGTCGGTGCCGCCTATGTCGAGAGCCTGTCCTTCGCCGTCGCCGCCGGATCGCCGAAAACGGTCGCCGACATTTTGGAACAGTGGGTCACGGAACAGGCGGCCGACGGCTTCGTCCTGATGCCGCCCTATCTGCCGGGCGGCGTCGATGGCTTCCTGACTCTGGTGGTGCCCGAATTGCAGCGGCGCGGCCTGTTCCGGCGCGAGTACAGCGGGGCCACGCTGCGCGACCATCTCGGGCTGGACCGGCCGGCGTCGCGCTATGCGTGA